The region tttcgGTAAGTCTTTGCTTATCTCAGCCAATTCACAACCTGAGAGATTTCACAATATCTGACCATGTTGTTAATGTTTGAGCAGATACAAATGATATTTTTTTGCTCACTACTCCTTCCATGACGTGTTTTACATAAAGTGTATTCAATGTTTACAAATCTAAATTACTGTGATGATGGAATGTACATAATAATCCATCAGTGTTATCAGTCATGAGGTGATTTTGAGCAATGATTTAAACTTTTGAATAatccaaaatgaaaagtcaTGAAATAATAAACTCTTAAATTTACACAGTGAGATTGCCTTGACATACAAACCATTGGGAATGTATATGAAAATACACTTTTTGAAGTTTGGTAACCTGATTATTCAAGCATAAGGTGTTACATTTCTATAGACTGTACACGTGCCAGGATCATTTATGTTAGTGTAGTGTTTctattgttgttttctcctccACTTTTCTACCCACAGTGAGTTATTATAACCATGTGTGACTGAAACTgactgtgttttacttttgaaatACTGAAATTGTAGTgacacagtacatacagtagtCATAGTTTGATTTTTTGAATTATAATTCTGTATTGTTTTTCCTTCTACTCGTTCTTTCTacatactttttaaaacttaatttaaaatgtgtataagtACTACTCTCTTGGATATTCAGTGGTAAAGAGTTCCACATCCTGGCTATTCTGGACCAAAGTGTATTATTAAATTATACTTTATTCTTTTTgctatttgtgttattttgtttttagtgtTGTTGCTTGTCAAAATTccaactaaccctaaccctataatGCTTGATTTATTGAGGAAACATACTTTTTATAACTCATTTAATTTGGGATTCTGGTAAGCCTTGGTTTATCTCAGCCTCTTATCTGAGGAAAGTGTCTTTATCTCACAATGTCATTAATGTTTGAACCACTAAAGGTTATGATAGATGATGTATcttgtttcatgtgtgtgttgtgtttttagtgttgttttacAGATAACATGCTCCAAGTGTTATCTACTTGCACATGAGTTTGATCAAAGAAAATCTGGTAATGAGTGAGACAGTCACAGATTTATTTGCACAGACTACAATTCACAGAATGGAGATTGTTtattccactgctgctgctgatctgctCTTTCTTCATGGCTCAGCTTCAATTTCAGTTCATTTAGGTTAATATAATCGCATataaaactaaaccaaaataCTTCAAGGATGGGGGCTTTTATCCATCATGCTCTctacatattttttgtgtttgtgtttcctcctTTCCCCCAGCATCTGAAGATATGCTTGTATATTCAGATTTAAGAATTCTTAGTTGTTTATCAGAgaataaatatggaaaattgCACTGTAATGAGAGAGAACAAAGGTCAATCATAATGGTTACTTTCTTGAATGtatgcatttatttccattaaaaaaacgCAGACTAATATACATGATCAGCTTTACTGCGCTGCAACAGTCACAACAGTCCCACATTATGACCTAACACTTGTCTTATGGTTTGGGGAGAAGCCAGTTTCATTTCAGTGGGGGAAAACTGAAAGGTGTGATATCAATGTTGTTGTTCTTCAAAAAGCCAGACTTTATTacatgattgatttattgaggaAGCAAGGACAAAAATACTCTCTCATCTcctttttaattgtgttttcattaagcCTGTGCTCATCTCAGTTAATTCACAACCTGAGAGCTTTCACAATATCTGACCATGTTGGTAATGTTTGAGCAGGAAGAGATGATCATTTTTTGCTGAATATTCCTTTAATGACTTGTATTGAATGTATACAAACTTACATTTTTCTGATGATGACATGAGAATTAATTTATCTGACTATGTCATGAATGTATGAACCACTAAAGGTACTGATAAATCATCTTATTTCAgttgtgtgttatgtttttattgttgttttccagATAACATGCTCCAAgtgttatctatctatctgcacGTGAGTTTGATCAAAGAAAATCTGGTAATGAGTGACCAGGGTAAAACACTATTTAAGGCTGGGATTAACACAGAAACTACACAGTTTAACGGCACAGACTGAAATTCACAGAATGGAGATGACCATGTTtattccactgctgctgctgatctgctCTTTCTCCACGGCTCAGCTTCAAGCAGAGCCTGACAATGAAATTATTCCACATGGAAAACAGACTGAATCCCGGGGAGGAGAACCAGCAAATGCCTCTGATCAGCAATTGACCTGTCCACAAGACATTCATGCTGTGCTGAGAGAGATGAGCACCTTGTTGGGTGAACAGAGGGTGGAGATCAGGCAGCTACAGACACAAAATGAAGGTACAGTAGTATGTTGAGTAGTGAGGCATGAGACAGAAattgttttcacaaaatatgtCTAATACATTCTCTCCTTTTTTAGCACAGACAGCTAAACTGAGAGAACTGGAAGTGCAGAAGACTGAGGTGGACAACTTAAAGCAACAGCTACAAGGTGTGGAAACAATCATAACTAATCATTCCTGCTTAAAATTACTCAGACATTTTAAATTACTGAACCTGCAGGAACAGATGTCAAGTCATCATAGCACTAGAAATATAGTGCATATATTGAACAATGAAGATCAATATAACAAATCATAAAGATAACAAATGTGAAACAATAAGGTCACTGAAAGCCAGTTTTCCTAAATGTCTTTACAAAGGATTTAAATGACGTGTAACTGGACTTTTCTGGAAGGTGATTTGTTCAAAAATATCCAGATTTCAGTGGATAAATCAAAGCTTAATGGAAACAGTGAtattgaaatactttttttcagcACATAAATCTGAACTGATTACCATTCAAGCCAGGACAAATGTCACAGAAAACCAGGTGGAGACTctgaagagagatggagaaggtAAGACTCAGAACTAATTTATATGTAGACTTTCATTGTAATCATACTTAGATGATTGAAAACCTGACCTATAATGGTGATTATTAGACAATACACAGAataatggtttgtttttataaatattaatagaaGTGGATTCATAGTTATTAACCATCTTACTGGAACATCCTCCATTATAAAAGTATGTTTGTCTCACTCTCAGCCAAACAGGTGGCTTTTTCGGCCTCTCTGTTGGCTTCCGGCTCAGGAACAGTCGGaccatttaacacacacactcctctggTCTTCAGACGCGTCGTCTCAAACATTGGAAACGCCTACAACCCAAACACAGGTACTTGaattcacatattttaacaatcaatttgactttttttaaaagtcgattctacatttacatcaaatgacaaaaatgtcccACAGGGTTTTTCATTGCACCAGTGAGAGGAGCCTACCACTTCGAGTTCTACATAGGTGCACATGGACATAGTTCACATGCTTCAGGTGCTGTGTTGGTGAAGAATGgagaacatatttttattgtatatgaGCATCAAAC is a window of Scomber scombrus chromosome 10, fScoSco1.1, whole genome shotgun sequence DNA encoding:
- the LOC133987325 gene encoding complement C1q-like protein 2, coding for MEMTMFIPLLLLICSFSTAQLQAEPDNEIIPHGKQTESRGGEPANASDQQLTCPQDIHAVLREMSTLLGEQRVEIRQLQTQNEAQTAKLRELEVQKTEVDNLKQQLQAKQVAFSASLLASGSGTVGPFNTHTPLVFRRVVSNIGNAYNPNTGFFIAPVRGAYHFEFYIGAHGHSSHASGAVLVKNGEHIFIVYEHQTNGYGSSANGATLLLEVGDVVFLRQWQNTRIFDNGNHHSTFSGHLLFTM